A stretch of the Lolium perenne isolate Kyuss_39 chromosome 3, Kyuss_2.0, whole genome shotgun sequence genome encodes the following:
- the LOC127327072 gene encoding uncharacterized protein isoform X2, translating to MEMTPEQMYGQSLYVPANGNPYTYGYADVGSPMDWYNHHNSLGLGYDAQGVYYPAFNTDGTQCVYYATSDNGSIHPSYSPYHIDPSFMVDGSFPPQEYVADADPTCQIIPSPYYIPAVLPYAQDGVLGNTATPLHPSSVAFIPSMPVYAATSTNHLLPSVAPVAPKSDLVVNPPVQSTIVSSKQFQNHAVLPMVQLQNPLPVKQELANGLMASAKPPHTSQKWAAAEKFQPTSKPSGHLNAHAIVAKSYTSKLAVANSDGTILIRPEQYNGSDVRVDYPYAKFFVIKSIGEADVHKSIKYGVWSSSSSGNGKLDCAFRDADKIARRNNTKCPVYLFFSVNGSGHFCGMAEMVGPVDFHKDMDFWCQDKWTGCFPVRWHIIKDVPNYTLQHILLQNNENKPVTHSRDTQEIPYIPGISMVKILKDIKVKECLFDDFMRYEEDEARIKQHRWSKLSHNAPDFVPVSQRRRDASEAPQPKLGSVLIDRTSEIQNVSDKPQECNGTKHQDPCADAAEKQVGGEAGKENGHQESRCTGKQGNEKAPKSLASQPQTSTLKTSLDGKQQYWKKVEPPRVNPDGAAVQGSSKVAEKHVNGVNASSAVVALETPDEETISTKVGSLTVSGKARKADDESRLVDVVTIGSLPIRVSKSVE from the exons ATGGAAATGACCCCTGAACAAATGTATGGACAAAGCCTTTATGTCCCTGCTAATGGAAATCCCTATACATATGGTTATGCAG ATGTTGGATCACCTATGGATTGGTATAACCATCACAACTCTTTAGGATTAGGATATGATGCTCAAGGTGTTTATTATCCG GCTTTCAATACCGATGGCACACAGTGTGTTTACTATGCTACCTCTGACAATGGATCCATCCATCCTTCCTACAGCCCTTACCATATAGATCCTTCTTTCATGGTTGATGGCTCGTTTCCGCCACAAGAATATGTTGCTGATGCTGACCCTACATGCCAAATAATTCCCTCACCCTATTACATTCCAGCCGTTCTTCCTTATGCACAAGATGGTGTCCTGGGAAACACAGCAACACCACTTCACCCATCCAGTGTTGCGTTTATTCCAAGCATGCCAGTTTATGCTGCAacttccacaaatcatttattgccTTCAGTTGCACCTGTTGCCCCCAAAAGCGATCTTGTCGTGAATCCACCTGTACAGTCTACCATTGTCTCGTCAAAGCAGTTTCAGAACCATGCAGTGCTACCAATGGTTCAATTGCAGAATCCACTTCCAGTGAAGCAAGAGCTGGCAAATGGGTTGATGGCGTCTGCTAAACCTCCTCATACTTCACAG AAGTGGGCTGCTGCTGAGAAATTCCAGCCGACTTCAAAGCCGAGTGGCCATCTGAATGCACATGCCATAGTTGCGAAATCCTACACATCAAAGCTCGCCGTTGCCAATTCAGATGGGACAATCCTTATAAGACCTGAACAATATAATGGCAGCGATGTACGAGTGGACTATCCATATGCAAAATTCTTCGTTATCAAGTCAATTGGTGAGGCGGATGTCCACAAATCAATCAAGTATGGTGTATGGTCAAGTTCCTCCAGTGGAAACGGCAAGCTGGACTGTGCATTCAGGGATGCTGACAAAATagctaggaggaataatacaaagTGTCCAGTTTATCTGTTCTTCTCT GTGAATGGTAGTGGCCACTTCTGTGGCATGGCTGAGATGGTTGGTCCGGTCGATTTTCATAAGGACATGGACTTCTGGTGCCAGGATAAATGGACTGGTTGCTTTCCTGTAAGATGGCACATCATCAAAGACGTACCTAACTATACCTTGCAGCATATCTTGCTTCAGAACAATGAGAATAAGCCCGTCACACACAGCAGAGATACACAAGAA ATACCGTACATTCCTGGAATATCTATGGTCAAGATCTTGAAGGATATCAAAGTGAAGGAGTGTCTGTTTGATGATTTTATGAGATACGAGGAAGATGAAGCAAGAATTAAGCAGCACCGATGGTCTAAGTTGAGCCACAATGCTCCAGATTTTGTGCCAGTCTCACAGCGTAGAAGGGATGCGTCTGAGGCTCCGCAGCCAAAATTGGGAAGCGTTCTGATAGACAGAACGTCAGAGATACAGAATGTGTCGGATAAACCACAGGAGTGTAATGGGACCAAACATCAGGATCCATGTGCAGATGCTGCTGAAAAACAAGTTGGTGGCGAGGCTGGGAAAGAGAATGGACATCAAGAAAGCCGCTGTACCGGTAAACAGGGTAACGAAAAAGCCCCGAAGTCTTTAGCTAGCCAGCCACAGACTTCAACATTGAAGACAAGTTTGGATGGGAAGCAACAATACTGGAAGAAGGTGGAGCCCCCTAGAGTGAATCCTGATGGTGCTGCTGTACAGGGATCATCAAAAGTAGCTGAAAAACATGTAAACGGAGTCAACGCTAGCTCAGCAGTTGTTGCTTTGGAGACACCTGATGAAGAAACAATTTCTACGAAAGTTGGTTCTCTTACTGTCAGTGGCAAGGCAAGGAAGGCTGACGATGAGAGTCGCTTGGTTGATGTTGTGACCATTGGCTCGTTGCCAATCCGTGTCAGCAAATCTGTTGAGTAG
- the LOC127327072 gene encoding uncharacterized protein isoform X1, with the protein MEMTPEQMYGQSLYVPANGNPYTYGYADVGSPMDWYNHHNSLGLGYDAQGVYYPAFNTDGTQCVYYATSDNGSIHPSYSPYHIDPSFMVDGSFPPQEYVADADPTCQIIPSPYYIPAVLPYAQDGVLGNTATPLHPSSVAFIPSMPVYAATSTNHLLPSVAPVAPKSDLVVNPPVQSTIVSSKQFQNHAVLPMVQLQNPLPVKQELANGLMASAKPPHTSQASTDMIDRPMPTVKHLPAAKLSGNNHFACVGSDPQKWAAAEKFQPTSKPSGHLNAHAIVAKSYTSKLAVANSDGTILIRPEQYNGSDVRVDYPYAKFFVIKSIGEADVHKSIKYGVWSSSSSGNGKLDCAFRDADKIARRNNTKCPVYLFFSVNGSGHFCGMAEMVGPVDFHKDMDFWCQDKWTGCFPVRWHIIKDVPNYTLQHILLQNNENKPVTHSRDTQEIPYIPGISMVKILKDIKVKECLFDDFMRYEEDEARIKQHRWSKLSHNAPDFVPVSQRRRDASEAPQPKLGSVLIDRTSEIQNVSDKPQECNGTKHQDPCADAAEKQVGGEAGKENGHQESRCTGKQGNEKAPKSLASQPQTSTLKTSLDGKQQYWKKVEPPRVNPDGAAVQGSSKVAEKHVNGVNASSAVVALETPDEETISTKVGSLTVSGKARKADDESRLVDVVTIGSLPIRVSKSVE; encoded by the exons ATGGAAATGACCCCTGAACAAATGTATGGACAAAGCCTTTATGTCCCTGCTAATGGAAATCCCTATACATATGGTTATGCAG ATGTTGGATCACCTATGGATTGGTATAACCATCACAACTCTTTAGGATTAGGATATGATGCTCAAGGTGTTTATTATCCG GCTTTCAATACCGATGGCACACAGTGTGTTTACTATGCTACCTCTGACAATGGATCCATCCATCCTTCCTACAGCCCTTACCATATAGATCCTTCTTTCATGGTTGATGGCTCGTTTCCGCCACAAGAATATGTTGCTGATGCTGACCCTACATGCCAAATAATTCCCTCACCCTATTACATTCCAGCCGTTCTTCCTTATGCACAAGATGGTGTCCTGGGAAACACAGCAACACCACTTCACCCATCCAGTGTTGCGTTTATTCCAAGCATGCCAGTTTATGCTGCAacttccacaaatcatttattgccTTCAGTTGCACCTGTTGCCCCCAAAAGCGATCTTGTCGTGAATCCACCTGTACAGTCTACCATTGTCTCGTCAAAGCAGTTTCAGAACCATGCAGTGCTACCAATGGTTCAATTGCAGAATCCACTTCCAGTGAAGCAAGAGCTGGCAAATGGGTTGATGGCGTCTGCTAAACCTCCTCATACTTCACAG GCATCTACTGATATGATCGATAGACCAATGCCTACTGTAAAGCATCTACCAGCGGCAAAATTATCTGGAAATAACCATTTTGCATGTGTTGGATCTGATCCTCAGAAGTGGGCTGCTGCTGAGAAATTCCAGCCGACTTCAAAGCCGAGTGGCCATCTGAATGCACATGCCATAGTTGCGAAATCCTACACATCAAAGCTCGCCGTTGCCAATTCAGATGGGACAATCCTTATAAGACCTGAACAATATAATGGCAGCGATGTACGAGTGGACTATCCATATGCAAAATTCTTCGTTATCAAGTCAATTGGTGAGGCGGATGTCCACAAATCAATCAAGTATGGTGTATGGTCAAGTTCCTCCAGTGGAAACGGCAAGCTGGACTGTGCATTCAGGGATGCTGACAAAATagctaggaggaataatacaaagTGTCCAGTTTATCTGTTCTTCTCT GTGAATGGTAGTGGCCACTTCTGTGGCATGGCTGAGATGGTTGGTCCGGTCGATTTTCATAAGGACATGGACTTCTGGTGCCAGGATAAATGGACTGGTTGCTTTCCTGTAAGATGGCACATCATCAAAGACGTACCTAACTATACCTTGCAGCATATCTTGCTTCAGAACAATGAGAATAAGCCCGTCACACACAGCAGAGATACACAAGAA ATACCGTACATTCCTGGAATATCTATGGTCAAGATCTTGAAGGATATCAAAGTGAAGGAGTGTCTGTTTGATGATTTTATGAGATACGAGGAAGATGAAGCAAGAATTAAGCAGCACCGATGGTCTAAGTTGAGCCACAATGCTCCAGATTTTGTGCCAGTCTCACAGCGTAGAAGGGATGCGTCTGAGGCTCCGCAGCCAAAATTGGGAAGCGTTCTGATAGACAGAACGTCAGAGATACAGAATGTGTCGGATAAACCACAGGAGTGTAATGGGACCAAACATCAGGATCCATGTGCAGATGCTGCTGAAAAACAAGTTGGTGGCGAGGCTGGGAAAGAGAATGGACATCAAGAAAGCCGCTGTACCGGTAAACAGGGTAACGAAAAAGCCCCGAAGTCTTTAGCTAGCCAGCCACAGACTTCAACATTGAAGACAAGTTTGGATGGGAAGCAACAATACTGGAAGAAGGTGGAGCCCCCTAGAGTGAATCCTGATGGTGCTGCTGTACAGGGATCATCAAAAGTAGCTGAAAAACATGTAAACGGAGTCAACGCTAGCTCAGCAGTTGTTGCTTTGGAGACACCTGATGAAGAAACAATTTCTACGAAAGTTGGTTCTCTTACTGTCAGTGGCAAGGCAAGGAAGGCTGACGATGAGAGTCGCTTGGTTGATGTTGTGACCATTGGCTCGTTGCCAATCCGTGTCAGCAAATCTGTTGAGTAG